One window of Deltaproteobacteria bacterium GWC2_65_14 genomic DNA carries:
- a CDS encoding protoheme IX farnesyltransferase, with amino-acid sequence MRTVAILSGKDRRAEARGFTDRIGSALLIAKPGIGAGVAAAGLAGMVLGRAGVPDPGILLVCLASILSAASGSAIVNGLLDAPMDARMPRLSGRVAAMGRVGTRGAALLALVLIAAGLLLARRYLNGTAALLLLAAVLSYTVLYTLCLKRRSPYGTIPGGIPGALPVLIGYSAVAGHVGLDGWILFLVMLLWQPPHFWALALKHQDEYREAGVPVLPVARGEPYTRVMIFVYAVALLPMSLALWAFGYCSPAFAGVAAVLWGLFLLASYRNVVVRRRYGRAFGASIAYLMALLAALVLDITLRAL; translated from the coding sequence GTGAGGACGGTTGCGATCCTCTCCGGGAAGGACCGCAGGGCCGAGGCGAGGGGATTCACCGACCGGATCGGGTCGGCCCTCCTGATCGCCAAGCCGGGGATCGGCGCCGGGGTGGCGGCGGCCGGTTTGGCGGGGATGGTCCTCGGGCGGGCGGGAGTCCCGGATCCGGGAATCCTCCTGGTCTGCCTGGCGAGCATCCTGTCGGCCGCCTCCGGCTCCGCGATCGTCAACGGGCTCCTCGACGCGCCGATGGATGCCCGGATGCCCCGGCTCTCCGGGCGGGTCGCCGCGATGGGGCGGGTCGGGACGCGGGGGGCGGCCCTGCTCGCGCTCGTCCTGATCGCCGCCGGCCTCCTCCTGGCGCGCAGGTACCTGAACGGGACCGCCGCGCTGCTGCTCCTCGCGGCCGTCCTCTCCTACACGGTGCTCTATACCCTCTGCCTCAAGAGGCGCTCCCCCTATGGGACGATCCCCGGGGGGATCCCCGGAGCGCTTCCCGTCCTGATCGGCTACTCGGCGGTCGCGGGGCATGTCGGCCTGGACGGGTGGATCCTCTTCCTGGTGATGCTGCTGTGGCAGCCGCCCCATTTCTGGGCGCTGGCCCTCAAGCACCAGGACGAATACCGGGAGGCGGGGGTCCCGGTGCTCCCCGTGGCGCGGGGCGAGCCCTACACCCGGGTGATGATCTTCGTCTACGCCGTGGCGCTGCTGCCGATGAGCCTCGCCCTGTGGGCCTTCGGGTACTGCTCTCCGGCCTTCGCGGGGGTCGCCGCCGTCCTCTGGGGGCTCTTCCTCCTGGCGTCCTACCGCAACGTCGTGGTCCGGAGGCGCTACGGCAGGGCCTTCGGCGCGTCGATCGCCTACCTAATGGCGCTGCTCGCCGCCCTCGTCCTGGACATCACCCTCCGCGCGCTGTAA
- a CDS encoding cytochrome c oxidase subunit I: MREEAGGNRGYLEKKGFWSWAATHDHKRIGVMYLCTTLFFFLIGGIFALLLRIKLLYPGQEIFSAYVYNVLFTLHGSVMIFLFIIPAIPSGLGNFFIPLQLGARDVAFPRINLMSYWVFVAGILVILASLLRPMDTGWTFYTPLSAKTAADVTLLSFGIFLVGMSSILTGLNFIVTIHTMRAPGMSWHRMPLFLWSMYATSIIQVVATPVVGITFLLLAMERLFGIGFFDPTKGGDPILFQHFFWFYSHPVVYVMILPAMGIISEVIPVFSRKPIFGYKAIAYSSVAIALFGFFVWGHHMFVSGMSATAAIIFSLLTYSVAVPTAIKVFNWIATLYRGSITFEAPMLYALTFIFLFVVGGLTGMFLGALGTDVHLHDTYFIVAHFHYTMMGGTVMGLLSGLHFWFPKITGRRLSEKLARIGWALIFVGFNVTFFVQFILGFEGMPRRYAEYPDRFQSLNVVSTVGSWLLAVGILVMFWNFIRGLTRGSPAPANPWGGLTLDWATASPPSTENFEEIPTVSDWPYGYRKKEGGR, from the coding sequence GTGAGGGAAGAGGCGGGCGGGAACCGGGGATACCTCGAAAAGAAGGGCTTCTGGTCCTGGGCCGCGACCCACGACCACAAGCGGATCGGGGTGATGTACCTGTGCACCACCCTCTTCTTCTTCCTGATCGGGGGGATCTTCGCCCTTCTTCTCCGGATCAAGCTCCTCTACCCCGGGCAGGAGATCTTCAGCGCTTACGTCTACAACGTGCTGTTCACCCTGCACGGGTCGGTGATGATCTTTCTCTTCATCATCCCCGCCATCCCGTCGGGGCTGGGGAACTTTTTCATCCCGCTCCAGCTGGGAGCCCGGGACGTGGCGTTCCCCCGGATCAACCTGATGAGCTACTGGGTCTTCGTGGCGGGGATCCTCGTCATCCTGGCCTCCCTCCTGCGGCCGATGGATACCGGGTGGACCTTCTATACCCCGCTTTCGGCGAAGACGGCGGCGGACGTCACCCTCCTCTCCTTCGGGATCTTCCTCGTCGGGATGTCCTCCATCCTCACCGGGCTGAATTTCATCGTGACGATCCACACGATGCGCGCCCCGGGGATGAGCTGGCACAGGATGCCCCTCTTCCTCTGGTCGATGTACGCCACCAGCATCATCCAAGTGGTGGCCACGCCGGTCGTCGGGATCACCTTCCTGCTCCTGGCCATGGAGCGGCTCTTCGGCATCGGCTTCTTCGATCCCACGAAGGGGGGCGACCCGATCCTGTTCCAGCACTTCTTCTGGTTCTATTCCCATCCCGTGGTCTACGTGATGATCCTCCCGGCCATGGGGATCATCTCGGAGGTGATCCCGGTCTTTTCCCGCAAGCCGATCTTCGGGTACAAGGCGATTGCCTACTCCTCGGTGGCGATCGCGCTCTTCGGCTTCTTCGTCTGGGGGCACCACATGTTCGTGAGCGGGATGTCGGCCACCGCCGCCATCATCTTTTCCCTGCTCACCTATTCCGTCGCGGTCCCGACCGCGATCAAGGTCTTCAACTGGATCGCCACCCTCTACCGGGGGTCGATCACATTCGAGGCCCCGATGCTCTACGCGCTCACCTTCATCTTCCTCTTCGTCGTCGGGGGGCTCACCGGGATGTTCCTCGGAGCGCTGGGGACCGACGTCCACCTCCACGACACCTATTTCATCGTGGCCCACTTCCACTACACGATGATGGGGGGTACGGTGATGGGGCTGCTCTCGGGGCTCCATTTCTGGTTCCCCAAGATCACGGGGAGGAGGCTGAGCGAGAAGCTGGCGCGGATCGGCTGGGCGCTCATCTTCGTCGGATTCAACGTCACCTTTTTCGTCCAGTTCATTCTCGGGTTCGAGGGGATGCCGAGACGGTACGCCGAATACCCGGACCGGTTCCAGTCGCTGAACGTCGTCTCCACCGTCGGGTCGTGGCTCCTCGCCGTCGGGATCCTGGTCATGTTCTGGAACTTCATCCGCGGGCTTACCCGGGGCAGCCCGGCACCGGCGAACCCGTGGGGAGGGCTGACACTGGACTGGGCGACCGCCTCCCCGCCGTCGACGGAGAATTTCGAGGAGATTCCGACCGTCTCCGACTGGCCCTATGGGTACCGGAAGAAAGAGGGAGGACGATGA
- a CDS encoding cytochrome c oxidase subunit II, protein MTSAFAAQEAVSRTAGQVDALFWFIFGISLFFFLLVEGLLIGFAIRYRRRKGEEAVATSDVKGSFLLEAIWILIPSLVVLAFFLYGYVVFREMRSPLPGASDIQVVARQFLFEFRYPDGRSTVGELRVPVGKPVKLILSSEDVIHSFFLPAFRTKQDMVPGRFTSLWLEPQREGTFEIFCAEYCGVGHSGMRATLHVMPEAGYAAWAAAGSGSGTASPAERGKALAEKSGCLGCHSVDGTAKIGPTFREIYGRRTVLSDGREVAADEEYLRESIVDPGAKIVKGYPNVMPTFKTSLSPDDIADVVVYLKGIGGKEGRK, encoded by the coding sequence ATGACGAGCGCATTCGCGGCGCAGGAGGCGGTCTCCCGGACGGCAGGGCAGGTCGATGCCCTCTTCTGGTTCATCTTCGGGATCTCCCTCTTCTTCTTCCTCCTGGTGGAGGGGCTGCTGATCGGATTCGCGATCCGGTACCGGAGGCGGAAAGGGGAGGAGGCGGTGGCCACCTCCGACGTGAAGGGGAGCTTCCTGCTGGAGGCGATCTGGATCCTGATCCCCTCCCTCGTGGTGCTGGCCTTCTTCCTCTACGGCTACGTGGTCTTCCGGGAGATGCGGTCCCCCCTGCCCGGCGCATCCGACATCCAGGTCGTCGCGAGGCAGTTCCTGTTCGAATTCCGGTATCCGGACGGCCGGTCGACCGTCGGCGAGCTGCGCGTGCCGGTCGGGAAACCGGTCAAGCTCATCCTCTCCTCCGAGGACGTGATCCACAGCTTCTTCCTCCCGGCGTTCCGGACCAAGCAGGACATGGTGCCCGGCCGGTTCACCTCCCTCTGGCTCGAACCGCAGCGGGAGGGGACCTTTGAAATTTTCTGCGCCGAGTATTGCGGGGTCGGCCATTCGGGCATGCGGGCGACGCTCCACGTGATGCCGGAGGCCGGGTATGCTGCCTGGGCCGCGGCGGGAAGCGGGAGCGGCACGGCCTCCCCGGCGGAGCGGGGGAAGGCGCTGGCGGAGAAGTCCGGATGCCTGGGATGCCACTCCGTCGACGGAACGGCGAAGATCGGCCCCACCTTCCGGGAGATCTACGGCCGCCGGACGGTCCTTTCGGACGGACGGGAGGTGGCCGCGGACGAGGAGTATCTCCGGGAGTCGATCGTGGACCCGGGGGCGAAGATCGTGAAGGGGTACCCGAACGTCATGCCGACCTTCAAGACCTCCCTCTCCCCCGACGACATCGCGGATGTCGTGGTCTACCTGAAGGGGATCGGGGGGAAGGAGGGGAGGAAATGA
- a CDS encoding cytochrome C oxidase subunit III, protein MEAAAGHGHADPAQAREAATLGLWTFLATEVLLFGGLFTAYVVYRIRYPRMFHEGHLKLDRVLGSVNTLILICSSLTVALGIVAIRRGKVRHLRRYLVLTILLAAGFLGIKVVEYSDKFAHGIHPGTDIFFSLYFMLTGLHGLHVIAGMVVLGAVAVLAGRGMFSEGYHTPVELSGLYWHFVDLVWIYLFPLLYLVG, encoded by the coding sequence ATGGAGGCCGCCGCGGGGCATGGGCATGCCGACCCGGCGCAGGCCCGTGAGGCAGCCACCCTCGGGCTCTGGACCTTCCTGGCGACCGAGGTGCTCCTCTTCGGGGGGCTCTTCACCGCCTACGTCGTCTACCGGATCCGCTACCCGCGGATGTTCCACGAGGGTCACCTGAAGCTCGACCGGGTTCTGGGGTCGGTGAACACCCTGATCCTCATCTGCAGCAGCCTGACCGTCGCCCTGGGGATCGTAGCCATCCGGCGGGGGAAGGTGCGGCACCTGCGTCGGTACCTCGTCCTGACGATCCTTCTGGCGGCCGGCTTTCTCGGGATCAAGGTCGTGGAGTACTCCGACAAGTTCGCCCACGGCATCCACCCCGGCACCGACATCTTCTTCTCCCTCTACTTCATGCTGACCGGGCTCCACGGCCTCCACGTGATCGCCGGAATGGTCGTGCTCGGCGCGGTCGCGGTGCTCGCGGGGCGGGGGATGTTTTCCGAGGGCTACCACACCCCGGTGGAGCTCTCGGGGTTATACTGGCATTTCGTGGATCTTGTCTGGATCTATCTCTTTCCGCTGCTCTACCTGGTCGGATAG